A stretch of DNA from Globicephala melas chromosome 4, mGloMel1.2, whole genome shotgun sequence:
ACAGTCTCCAAACTTAAAGTAAggctgttgggacttccctggtggtgcactggttaagaatctgcctgccagtgcaagggacatgggttcgagccctggtctgggaagatcccacatgctgcggaacaactaagcctgtgcaccacaactactgagcctgtgctttagagcccgcaagccacaactactgagcccgtgtgccacaactactgagcctgtgctctagagcctgtgctccgcaacaagagaagccactgcaatgagaagcccgccaaaataaataaataaataagtaagtaaatttatttttttaaaaaagtaaggcTGTCATTTCCTAAAATCTGcagacaggaagaagaaatagagatgCACACATGCAGCTGAGGTTCAGTTCTCTCAGTACCTTAAGattacaaactttaaaaaatatatcttttacacagtactatatataagatagctaactaataaggacctactgtacagcacagggaactctactcaatactctgtagtggcctgtacgggaaaagaatctaaaaaagagtggatatatgtatatgtatagctgattcactttgctgtacacctgaaactaacacaacgttgtaaatcaactatattcggataaaaattttaaaaaaaaactttacctaAGGTATATTTAAATCCaaaaatctaaatctaaaaaagaatatatatgcatatatatgtataaataaatcactttgctatacacctgaaacacaacattgtaaatcaactatacttcaattaaacaaatatatatatatttgtatatacatctTTATTCAGAACAAATATATAGAACTAGCATAGCAACTTGAGCAAGccatgaaggttttttttttttcctctgttaacTATTTTTCTCTGTGGTTCAGGGATCTCTTGAGTCACAGGGGAGCATGTAGGCAGGGGTCTCTTGTGTCATGGGAAATATGCAAAGGATCATCAAGTGAGCCATGGGAGCCAATGGGCATGGGTCCATTTCAggggctaattttttaaaaatcaactttattgaggtataatttacatgtaaTAAAAGTGCATCCATTTTAATAGTACTGTTTAATGGGTTTTCAAGATATTTGAACATTTCCATGACTTTTAATATCTGGTATGCTTCTTAGTGTAGCTAACAGTACCAGTCAGGGGCCTGGCGAGAAATAGATGGCCCAGTTAAACTGGATAATTTGAGAAGAGGGATTACTTACAAAGGCGTGGGCGTGGTGTAGGGAAAGCACAAGATGGTTCTTTGTAGCAATGCCAGAGAGCTGTTCCCACCGCAccagaggggcagagaggaggaagcaGCTGCCAGAACCTGGAAAGAGAGGCTGTGTGGTGAGGGAGACTGTGTGGAGGGTGcaccttcacaggagctctgacttcCAGTTGAGGGGCATAGCCAGCCAGACTTCGGTGATCCTGCAGAGAAGTCAGGGAGATAAATGTTCCAATCGTACTCCCCTCTCTCTCTGATTTCCTGCTAGGGCTCCTCTTGGCATAATTCAACTAGACACCAGAGGGTCAGGGAGCCCCCCGATTTAGTCCTTACAGGTTACAGTCCTCCCGGGGCATTCCCAGGACAAGGATGAAAAGGAGGGGCAATCAGAAGATATGTGTTATACTGTTTAGTGAGTTAGGGTTAGTTTAAGGACAAAGTAGCAAGACTTCTTGTGAGAAGGTGTTTTGGGGGCGGTGAATGGGGAGGAAAGGCCATTTCAAGCTGGGTGGTTTCTCAGTCCATGCCATAGGACCTGTATTAGTTAAGTTGATGCACAACAATATAACCCTAATGTCTTGATATGACACACCTATATTATCTCAGCCAGGGGTCTGCGCACGGTTTAGCTATGTTTTCGGCTAGGGTCTCACCAGGCTGCAGTCAACGTGTTGGCCAGGGCTAGTTCTCATTTGGAGGCTCCACTGGGGGAAAGACCCACTCCCCTGCTTgcatggttgttggcagaattaagTTCCTTGCAGCTGTAGTACAGAGAACTTCAGTtttttgctggctgttgggtggaggcCACCCTCTAGCTCCTAGAGCCCATTTACAGTTCCCTGACGCATGAGGCTCCCCATCACGGCCTCAAACACTTTTTACCAGAATAACCAACCTGGGGAGCTAAAAAGGTGCAGTGGGGAAGAATGGGAAGTGCCAAGGGGTCCTAAAGGTAGGATCTCAGAAGAACATCAGCAAGCATTCATCTGCAGAAGGTGAGGGCCCCGTTCTGAGTGGATCTGAGAACAGATCTGAGCAGATGAGCAGATCTGAGAACAGAGTCAGGCAGAGCATTTGGAGAGGGTGGCAGGGGGAGGTGGAAAGGAAAAGTCAAAAAATTACATAGGTCCAGTGGTGGCAGATTTAAGAGAGGGAATCCTTTTAGAAAGCAGAGGCAGTATCCCTTGGTAGCAGCCACTGGTGATGAAGGAAAGGAAGTGGCTGGGGGTAAGAGACTGACAGCAACAGAATGAGATTCTAGAGTTGATATGGAAAAATAACAAGAATAGCTGAAATACTGtgggagaaaacaaaaagcaatgagAGGTGACTTGCTGTATCATAAAACTTCAGTAACTAAAACAATATGCTATCAGTGCACGGGTGGGTAGCATGCCAATGGAACAAAGCaggaaatccagaaatagaccctaACATGTACGGAAACTTAGCATATAAGTAGGCTCTCGGATTAGTGGCAATaatggacttaaaaaaaatggtgttggggaaactgaataaacaatgaaaaaaataataaagttggacCATACCTTACTCCCTACACCAGGTTGAAcatcaaatgagaaaaaatattgaaatgtaaaaaataaaaccatataaaatatacatgtattgaGGGGAAAGGGCAACATCTTTATAGCTGTGAAGAAAattctttcaacaaaaaaaatccattttttcaaatgattgaaaaattaaactatttaaaGGTCAAAAACTTCagcatggggggaaaaaaaagcacctCATAATTAAAGTCAAATGATAACTGGCAAACTGCTGTCAAAATATAAGactaaggaattccctggcagtccagtggttagcacagGTATGCTGGTGGTCAGGTGACTGCACTGCACAAAGAAAACCTCAGATCTCATAGGGAAGTGTGACGGTGTTGGCTGTGCAGGAAGTGTGTTTACTGGCCTGAGACAACTGATGATTAGCTGGCTTTCAAAGCATGAGGCTGTCACTGATTGGTTGGTTTTCAGAGGTGTGTTCAATGAACCAAGTTGTCATTGATTGATTAGACAGGTTTATAAACTGTTCTGGTGGTTACTTGTTACCATGGCTATCAAACAATCAATCTTTTCCCAGGTGTGTGGGGACTCATTCCCATGGGGAAAATTTTTTGTAACTCATTACTTAAAAGGGTCAATCTTCCTAATACATTAAGAGGCCCTAAAAACTGAGAAGAATGTCTGACAACctaatagaaaaataagcaaagaatgcaaacagaaaataaatacaaatggtcTTAGAACattgagaaaaaaaacccaaaacaacaaaaaccctcaacctcatttaaaataaatgttttctgtagCGACTGCTCTCAAGACCCTGGAGAAAAACACAAACCACGTTCCATAAAATTAAAGTGTCAAAATAAAGTTTTGACATTTAAAGATAATTTAATGTAGAAGCCACTAaatttgtttagatttttaaaaaaatatattttaaaacattttattaagtatagttgatttataatgtggtgttagtttcaggtgtacagcatagtaattcatatatatatatatatatatatatattttttctttttcggattcttttcccatataggttattacagaatattgagcatagtaccctgtactatgcagtaggtccttgttggtgatctattttatacatagtaatgtgtatgtgttaaccccaacctcctaatttatccctccccagaAGCCACTAAATTTGGAATAAAGGTTTCAGTAAAATACATGAtgcataaattattattattattttttgcggtacgcgggcctctcaccgctgcggcctctcccgctgcggagcacaggctccggacgcgcaggcccagcggccacagctcacgggccaagccgctccgcggcatgtgggatcctcccggaccagggcatgaacccgcgtccctcgcattggcaggtggactctcaaccactgcgccaccagggaagccccataaattatttttttaaaccaaagaaaaGAGGCATGGTTGGTTCAGTTCCCATCTTTTTGGTAGTTTTTGCTATTATGCAACATTAAAATTGCCACTTCTCCCCAACCAAGGACCTAAGTCTTAGGTAATTAGACCTCTTATCTACTTTTTGGTTTGTGACGTGCTAATCAGcaccaaaaaaaatatttttcttctaaaagtaaACCAGTTAACTAATGTAATCTGTAGCTTTATACAAATAAAAGCTTTAATTATAAGTTTTCTAAGCATTTTCCAATAGAAGGAATCAAGTACCTTTTTTTGTTTACAAGGTGCTTTTCCAAAAGGACAATCATTTTGAACACTTTTCAAGACGACGAACTTAGAATACATTTGTATAAACTATAGCACTTCAAGTTCTTTGGGAGTAGAAAGATTCTGTCACACTGAAACCAAACTGATTAGGTATTATCTCAGTGTCTCTTGCTAAGATTATTACATAATTCCTGTCATCTTATTTTTTGCAATCTAGGATTACTCTGGAGTTGCTTCATTATGATCTATTCCAATTACTAAAATGCCCTCCTTTAAATCTTATTCTGGTGTTCTATTATTTCTAGGGCGTACCCTCCTAGGATCTCTGGGAATTTAGCGATGATGTCTGATGGCCTTAATTTTCTGTAGAAGAAATTTCAGAGGGGTTCTTGGCATCCTGGTAGGTGAGGAATTAGAAAGCTTTGTAGGCACTCGGGACAATGGTGGCTTTAGGTGATTGTTAGCTTCTGTATAGAGTGGCACACACAAACCTTACTCTCTAATCATCAGTTCTGGTCGAGATGGGGACACTTGGGTATACAGGAACTGAACAATTGGCAGGGCTCTCTACACGTACTTGGGAAGGTTCTCCAGTTTTCTTCCATAGATCCTTTATGAGGTTTTACTTCTTCTGGGCATTTGTGCTTAAGCATAATTTCCCACATATATTACTCCATCTTAACAGGATAGGAACTTTCCAAGTTTTTGCCTTAGAGATTTCAAGACATCTTTGTACTAGAATCTATTTACGGAAAACTTCTCTGCTGTATTTTTCCCCCTCTCTTATCTCTTAGCTCCTGCCTGTCTTCTCACGCCTGCCATTCTAAACTCCGCTGGGATATAAAAAACACTTTTCCAGATTCTCCCAGACTCCTTTGCCAGCAAGCTTCCTATTAAGTTCTATTACCTATAAGAGGTactagaagggaagggaaaaagggactttttttttgctgttcctATCAGTGTTGCCCCAGCAGTGGCAGTTGACCCCAGCTTCCAAATGCCTTCAACTCTTCTAGAACCAGACTCACCGGGCCCTTTCAGAGTACCAGCAGTAGCTGGGAGGTGTTTCTTTCTCAAACGTCTGAACACCAAGTCTGCAGGGCCCGCTCTCCAAAATAATCCTGAGCACCTACATTCTAGTAACCAAAACCTTTCCTGTGTGTTTCCCAGCTTTGAGGGTGGTAGCCACTTCCTGCAGTTATCATCTTTGGGTTATCTGTGTTTCCTTGTTTCAACACCTGTCTAACCAATTTCCTATACTGCATTTCCTCTGTTGAAATACCTATTTTGGTTGCTTTCTTAAGTGGATCCCAAGCAACAGATCCAGTATAATCTACATTTGTCTAGTATAAACTGACAAGGGAGTGGGATTCTAATCCTGCAGTAAAAAACAGAGACACCCAAACTTTTTATGGGTcttaagaaatgaagaggaatgaTACAAAAGATGGGCAAACTCAATTTATGATCTCCAATTGAGAGAAAACCTTCTGGATTCAACTAGTTTCATGGGTAGAGCCTAACTGCAGCAGCCTGGGACCACAAAAGCCAAGTTGAAGAGAAACATAAAGTGAAATGTAAAGTAAGAGAACGGTCCCCTAAGTTGAACTCAGGGTCCATGTTGCTCCAAGTCCTGCCAAAACAAGGAAATATGTATTGGGGAGAACAAAACTGACTCAAAACTTGAAGTCATGGTTGTTTATTAAGATCTTTACACAGGAATTAAGATATGGGCAAACATACAGTAGTGGCCCAACTCCCCATTTCAAAGTCTGTAGTGATTTACAAACCTTTATCCATACCAAAGGTGTAGAACTTGTATAGGAATTTGAGGAAGCCacaaaatatttctgagaaatGGTTTCTTCCGAGGCCAAAGTCTCTTGCAATCTGGGAACTGTGACACAGGGGAACTTATGGGCAGGGGTCTCTTGTGACATGGAGCTGTAGATACATCTGGTAGGGGAGAGGTGAGTAGTCTTCATGAGTAGACAAAAGGTAACTTGCAATTTACTGGATGCCACACGTGGGTACTTACGGTACACAAAGTCACTGGATAAAGTGAAACTCTCCCAAAAGTGGGAGTGATGGAGTAGTGGGGCTGAAGGATAGCCAGGAGAAAGTCACTATCACTTATTAAGGTTCTTTTTTGAGTCAGGGCCTGTGCCAGGTGCTCTATTACTTcccttaactctttttttttttaaattaattaattaattaggctgtgtcgggtcttacttgcggcacacaggatctttcttgcagcatgcgggatctttcattgaggcacatgggcttacttgccccgcggcatgtgtgacagttccccgaccagggatcgaacccgtgtgccctgcattggaaggcggattcttaaccactgaaccaccagggaagtcccactaccCTTAACTCTTGATAGCAACTCTTGGTTACACTGATTCCCATTTACAGATTAAGAAAGTGAGATTAACAGGTAGAGACCAAGTTAAGAAGGAAattattctttcttccctcctgcaCGACATGCCCTTGTTTTGGTGGTCCAAAACTCATGCACAAATTACTAGTCCCATCGTTCAATTCCTTATATGTGAACTAAGGAATCGAAGAGCCAtttaaaaccattcttagctcacaggcccTATAAATATCGGCGGCATGCAGATTTGACCCCTGGGATGCAGTTTGCAGActtctgtgctagggctttcaATTGAGGCCCTGGTGTGTTCAACAGGCTTCCTTCCCCGGTAGGTCCTGAACTGTGTTCTTGTCTCATCAGCAGTGTGAGCCTGACGACAACTCCTCTCTGCTTTTCAGAGGTTTTCAGCCTTTTAGCCTCTGCTCTGAACAGTTTCAAAACTGCAGTTATCTTGATGGGAAAACCGACCTTGTGTTTGATGACCCTCAAGTCTCCAATACTGTCACTCTAGCTTCATGAGATGGCCCAGAGCTCTGCCGGTTTCTCTGTTCACCAGCAGCAGCCCTGATTCTCGTCCTGCATTCAGAATAGGCACATGCTACAAACAAAAAGGTGGTTGCAAACATCAGTTTACCTCTCAAATCTCCCCTCTCTAGAATCTTAGCCCCTAAGTTAGTCCTCATTGTTTCAGTAGCTTTCTGATGCTTTTAAgtaaagcattttaatttttaaatgtaaaaattttacatttttatctggCTTTTCTCATTGTTCTCAGCAGGACTGCAGGTCTGCAGCATTGCTACCTGAAAAGCATAAGCTTtgctttcaaataatttaaaaatagtatattaaagctaaatatattcaaattcattCACAACACTATTTCCAAAAATTTgcgttattttttttttgcactgaaaAACCTTCCTATGATTCTTAGAATTTAAAGGCAAAAAAGCACTGTCTAGAGTGGTATAGGTTGAGATGTCTAAGTATCCTTAATCTTGTAAtattttaagaacatttaaattttgagatgatatattcaatatgattgaaaattttaaaagtataaaagaacATATAGAGAAAAGTCATTCTTCCACTCCTGTCTCCCAGCCACCCAGTTTCTCTCCCTGCTGGCAACACTGTTTatctcttaaatatatatttctcttctttggataaatggtTGCACACTATGTACACTACTCTACAtcttgtattttttgtttaaCTCTATATCTTATAGTTCTTTTTGTATCAGTAAAGTGGGTTTTTTGCTtaattgctgtatagtattctatTTTACCATCATTTATTTAGTGTTTCTTGATATGATTAAGGTTGTTTCTAAGCTTATTACAAACAATgccaaacaaaaatgttttatgcATGCCATTCTACATATATGTGAAAACAGCTTTAAGAAATTCCTAGAGGTAGATTGCCAAGGTTACCTCTCTAGGGCTTTAAAAGTTTCTATACATACCAAGCAACATATAAGAGTGCCTATTTACCCACATGCTTGCCgagactgggggaaaaaaaaaaaccccaaaacaaaacacctttacTAATCTGAAGGGTGGAAAAATGTATGAGTATTAGTATAAGTGATATTATGCATCTTTTCACACATTTAAGAGCCACTTATATTTCCTTTCCTGGGAACTATGTTTCTTGGGGAAATAAacttctaattttccttttgggTTGTTGGTCTTTTTCTAAAAGTATTGGCAGACACTTTATGTAAAGGAAATAAGCTCTTTGTGATGAGTTGTATCTATTTCTTCGCAAGTTTGCCATGTCTTCCAATTTTCCTTTATGGTAGTTTTTGTTATGcagaactttttattttcatgtgttaatttttatttttaactgtgaaAAACACATAGTCCATTTcaatttttaacaattattttaattttcagattctCAACCTCTGCGTAGTTTTAGCACTCCCTGAGAAATTAAACACACTCATATCCCTTCCATAAAAATGGGAGGAAAGTATCAGTAAATTCTAATGACTGACACAAAACATTTACTAGTTTCTCACAAAAATGCATACGTGGTAGTATCAGAAGGACTAATTGAGAAATTatcttatgggcttccctggtggcacagtggttgagagtccgcctgccgatgcaggggacgtgggtttgtgccccggtccgggaggatcccacatgtcgcggagcggccgggcccgtgagccatggtcgctgagcctgcgcgtctggagcctgtgctccgcaacgggagaggctacaacattgagaggcccgcataccgcaaaaaaaaaaaattatcttaaaaccaACTTTAGTCAGGAAGACTTCTTCACAGACAAATGAGTGGTTATATATGTAAATCCTAAATACATTACactattttcccccctttttggTCATGGACTATTCCAGGAAGATTTAATTATATAACTTTTAATTTGCAGAGTCACTAAAATGTAAAGCAAAATTGGTCTTAAAAAATATTGGTTTgatgaaaagatatattttagaCAAATTTGGTTAGTTTCTAACTACATTTCAGCACAATCATTACTCAGGGGACAATCACTTTTGAGAAAAGGCaaactaaaatttaaatcagCATCAGAATTCTACCCATAATTACCCAATCAATATTGAAGTAGACGCCATCAAGTATGCAAAGATTACAGAATTTCAGTTAcaaaatttggaggaaaaaaatcttaattatgtATAAAAACACTGACAAATTTAAGCTAGCATTATTAGCTCTAGGACAGTTCACTGCATTATTACCTTAAAAGGATGGCTAACTAGATATCAGCAGCAATGCTGTTAAAACAGTTGTTTGCTCAAAGTTGTTCCTATTAATGAAACAAAAGATTAATAGTCTCCAAGTTAAATTTCACAAAATGAAATCGCAGCCTTCTGATTTAACTTTCAGGGGCAAGACAGAGCAAAACCCAAATATCATACTTTCTATTTTTGTccataaacacaaataaaagtcAGTATCAATACAAAGGTTAacataaggaaataaaaacatgattaGTCAGGTTCTACAACATAGGATACTGTGACATAACTCTCCTACAGTAAATTCCCCCCCCCTCCACTTTTTTGGAATAGCAGATTAGATAGTATGGTATGAAAAGCTGTTAAAACCCAAATGTTTTCTGTGCCATCTAGCAAAGAAAGCACGAGGAAGAATACTTTGCCAAACTACACCTGCTACTCCAGCCTGGACCCAGTTGTCTGATCATCCACTCAGTTTCAAGGCCTCCAAATTGTCAATCTACCCCACTCAGCCTCATCCCAAGCTTAGCTACTTTTGCATCAAGAGTCTAGTTTCCTTTCTGTCAACTAAGTCCTAATTTTCCAGAAAACTCTGATTTTTCTGCTTTCACGTTGATCCTAACCCattttaagtcaaaaaaaaaaaaatgctgtaatACTTAAAGTAATTGAAGTGGACATGGAAATTAGATTACTTTAGTGTTATGAAAGATGGACTTCAAGTGCTCTGCAAATATATGGGAAAGTTGCAAGAAAACTTAGATTCTAAACCCTGCCTGGATTCCTTAGCTACTTGGTAGATTATAATGTTGCTTTGATTACTAGTCAGTACAAAAAGGTGCGTGAAGGCCACAAAACACGCGTATGGGGGGAAATGCATGGAAATGAAGATTTCTTGGGAGTTGGCCAAGGCATTTTTATATCCGTAAGGACTGTCAACTTAAATTTAGTACACCAgtgattaaaaaaggaaaggagtggGACTCTTGCTTACAACCGAGTTTGGCAGAAACACATTTGTATATTCCTCCCCTGTTATCACACCGTCCTTTAATTAAGGACAGTGAGTATGCCCACGGAGCagaattaatgaaaaatttaaaaagaatctatGATAGAGAGCTTCACTAGATTATACAACACTCCCCTTACCCAAGCACTACTTTGTGTATctctgaaacatctgaaaaatactTTTCTGTGACTTACTAGGCTGTAGGGAATGAGGAGTTTTAGATACATTACAATTATCTCTAGTAGAATTTGTTATCTTTCTTCCATTAACTGAACGTTTCAACTGGATCTTAAAAGAAGGTTgccaattttcattttttgagccTCTCCTAGGTTTTGGATGCTCTAGATTAGTCTGTCTTTTGAAGTTTCTATCTTTGGAattcttcctttgttcctttagTAATCTGTCTGGAGGTGAGGATGTAGCACGTAACTGATATTCATCTGGGGATCCTTTCTGCCGGTTTGGCCTCATCTGTTCTTGATCCACCTCTTTCTGAAGCTGTAGTGCTAATAACCTGTCCTGTTCTTCTTGTTTATGTCTCTCAAAAAGTAGACATTCCAAATCTATCAGTTTTTGGGTAAAgttgatttctgtttcttcttggtctGAGGAAGCTTTGgggaacatttttcttctttttgcagaAAAGCATGGATCCCTGACTGCTTCAGACAAAGATTCCTGGTTTTTTCTTTTGGAGATATCTTTACTGATCAGTAGGTGAGACTCTTCATTTTCTGTCTCAACTGTGTTATTTCTAATTATCTGTGTCATATCTGATACAGTGCACCGACTCTCTGTTTTGCCACAAGGCTTAACTGCAGCTTCTCCAGAGTAGGGAACTCTGGCTTCAGGTCCCTCATGATTTATGACACACAACTCTTTTTCATGATTGCTTGGTCTTGTTTTGACTTTTCCTTCAAGGCACCATTCTTTACCATTGGCACATAACTGAGGCATAGGTGACTCCACTGAAGATTGTGCACCTTGTTCATGAACTTCAAGGCATATCTGAGGAGAAAGTGTTGGCATATCTTCCTCAATTTCTGTGTCTTGCCATGTAGGGCTCTTCACATCACTGCTGTCAGTTTCctgtagagaacagaaaaacactgAGTGAACCAGGGGAAAACATCAAGTCGTAATACATAAGTCTAATTACACTGATACCAAAGCTGAGTTGTCACTAtaaggtaattattattattactaataagaTATATTAATTCTTAATAGTATTTTTATTCTGTGTGCCAATTTAGATTAAggtatttcttcattttcactcCCATGAAGACCTACAGTTTAAAATCCACAAACTAGTTCTATATATGGCCAGGAGCTGGCACCATGACTTGATTTCTCATCTTACAAACTTCCTCTAGCGCAGGGATTTTTAATCCCTTTTTGTGTCACAAACCCTCCTCCTTTTGGCATTTTTGTGAAGCTTACAGACCTCTttgagaataatatttttaaacataacaaTAAATacatagggggacttccctggtggctcagtggttaagaatccgcctaccaatgcaggggacatgggtttgagccctgatctgggaagatcccacatgccgcgaaacaactaagcctgtgcgccacaactactaaagcctacgcgcctagagtccgtgctctgcaacaagagaagccactgcaatgagaagctcacataCCGCAACAGAGAGGAGCCCTCACtggttgcaactagagaaagtctgcgtgcagcaacaaagacccaacacagccaaaaataaatacatacatacggAACAATTTATATTGCAACACAATTATTAAAATCTTACAATTTATGATGTAATAATGCATATCtattaatacattaaataataaGATCTAGTGGCAAGTCTAATAATTTGTAACACTGAAGGAGGGATGAGTATAAACGATATTTCAAGAGATCTGCAACAAATGTAATGTGATTAAAAACCAGTGTTATCTATTGGTGACAAAGTCCCAGGTACTGTTAACAGTATTATGGTTTACTGGTTTGCTGCCTACATTCATAACTAAAGGAAATGCCAAAATGAGAGGTCAGGTGGAAGTAAAGATAAACTTTTCCTTATATCTAGGCTCATATGTACTCTGTGGATTCTACCCACAGACCTTAGGTTAAGAACCCTTGCTTTAGCCAGTATAATTCTTCTCACTTACAGGTCTTGGGTAAGTTAAGACCTAGGATTAGTTTTGACCATGAGAAAGCCTTAAGAAGAAAGGTTtcggtacttccctggtggcgcagtggttaagactgcacgctcccaatgcaggaggcccgggttcgattcctggttagggaactagatcccacatgcatgctgcaactaaggagccagcgagccgcaactaaggcatgctgcaactaagacctagcgcaaccaaccaaccaaccaaataaatgaaataaataaaaaagaaaggcttCAATGAGAACTTGcttcaaaacaaaaattcctCCTTGTTTGCGATCTTAACTCTGTTCTTTTACCTACTTTGCTTTGCATTTATC
This window harbors:
- the RNF168 gene encoding E3 ubiquitin-protein ligase RNF168; the encoded protein is MAVPKDAIPSLLECQCQICVEILIEPVTLPCNHTLCKPCFQSTVEKANLCCPFCRRRVSSWTRYHTRTNSLVNTELWEIIQKHYTEECKLRASGQESEEIVDDYQPVRLLSKPGELRREYEEEISKVEAERRANEEEENKASEEYIQRLLAEEEEEEKRQAEKRQREMEEQLKSDEELARKLSLNINNFCEGSILASPLNSEKSDPVTTKSQKKSKNKQTNTGDIQKYLSPKSQPWSASQSEVVQEDREDSMSKETDSSDVKSPTWQDTEIEEDMPTLSPQICLEVHEQGAQSSVESPMPQLCANGKEWCLEGKVKTRPSNHEKELCVINHEGPEARVPYSGEAAVKPCGKTESRCTVSDMTQIIRNNTVETENEESHLLISKDISKRKNQESLSEAVRDPCFSAKRRKMFPKASSDQEETEINFTQKLIDLECLLFERHKQEEQDRLLALQLQKEVDQEQMRPNRQKGSPDEYQLRATSSPPDRLLKEQRKNSKDRNFKRQTNLEHPKPRRGSKNENWQPSFKIQLKRSVNGRKITNSTRDNCNVSKTPHSLQPSKSQKSIFQMFQRYTK